The Polyangium aurulentum genomic interval GGCTCCCCGCAGATCCGAAGCACGTCGAGCTGGTCGATCACGCCCACGATCTCGACGCGGTGAGGACAGCCGTGGGCGACCCGGACGTGGTGCTCGTGGGCCATTCGATGGGATGCCAAGTATCGCTCGAGGCCTACCGGCTCCGGCCGGAGAAGATCCGCGGCCTCGTGCTCATCTGCGGCGCCTCGGGGCGCATCACGCACACGTTCAAGGGCACGAGCGTGCTCGCGCAGATCCTGCCTAGAATCATCGAGCGGGTCGACGCTCACCCCGAGATCGTGCGCGCCATCTGGGGCCGCGTGCCCTCGGAGATGGCGCTGCGCTTCGCGATGCTCACGGGCGAGGTCGACGCGCGCGCGGTGCGGGCCGAGGATCTGCGGCCGTACATGAAGCACATGATCGACATCGACGTGCCCATGTTCCTGCGCATGCTCCGGTCCGCGGGCGACCACTCGGCGGCCGATCTGCTCTCGCAGGTGAACGTGCCCGCGCTCGTCATCGCCGGCGATCGCGACACCTTCACGCCTCCCCGCTACGCCGAGGAGATGGCCGCCGCGCTGCCGCAAGGCGAGCTGCTCATGGTGAACGGAGGCACGCACGCGGCGCCCATCGAGCGCAGGGAGCTGGTGCGCGAGCGGATCGAGCGGTTCTTGCGCGAGCGCGTGGGCGTATGAGCTGGGTGCGCGCGGCCCTCGGGATCGCGCTGTCGATGCTCGCCTCGTGCGCGCAGCCGGATCCCGCGCCGCCTCGGGAAAACGCGAAGGGCGCGC includes:
- a CDS encoding alpha/beta fold hydrolase → MTAVLSDGIGCDGFIWKYLWDDLAPLVSVAHWNYRGHGRSGLPADPKHVELVDHAHDLDAVRTAVGDPDVVLVGHSMGCQVSLEAYRLRPEKIRGLVLICGASGRITHTFKGTSVLAQILPRIIERVDAHPEIVRAIWGRVPSEMALRFAMLTGEVDARAVRAEDLRPYMKHMIDIDVPMFLRMLRSAGDHSAADLLSQVNVPALVIAGDRDTFTPPRYAEEMAAALPQGELLMVNGGTHAAPIERRELVRERIERFLRERVGV